A single region of the Arthrobacter sp. V1I7 genome encodes:
- a CDS encoding multifunctional oxoglutarate decarboxylase/oxoglutarate dehydrogenase thiamine pyrophosphate-binding subunit/dihydrolipoyllysine-residue succinyltransferase subunit, with protein MPEQPSHRLPEEFGGNEWLVDELYERYQQDKNSVDAKWWPLFESFDAGDGSSSNGASGAAPAVHPATRELPVVAPAAAAPASPAAPAPATAPPAGQRNPATVARDGAKITKTTEAGPGTQPIPAQLPKNIKAPTAPEEDVVSVLRGPAKAIATNMITSLEVPTATSVRAIPAKLLIDNRVVINSNLARARGGKVSFTHLIGYAVIRALAQFPSMNVYYDEVDGKPVAVQPAHVNFGIAIDMPKPDGTRLLMVPNIKKAETLNFSEFWHTYEDLIKRARAGKLTADDHSGTTVSLTNPGGIGTVHSVPRLSKGQAAIIGVGALDYPAEFQGASEKIIAQNAISKVLTLTSTYDHRVIQGAGSGEFLKLVHQLLLGAQNFYDEIFESLRIPYEPVRWSPDLQVDPAEKINKVARIQQLIHSYRVRGHLMADTDPLEYVQRKHPDLDVLTYGLTLWDLDREWPTGGFGGKPVLAFRDILGVLRDAYCRTTGIEYMHIQDPAERKWFQDQLEHPYSKPSRDEQLRIVSKLNAAEAFETFLQTKFVGQKRFSLEGGESLIPLLDAIISDAADDELDEVAIGMAHRGRLNVLTNIAGKTYAQVFREFEGTQDPRSVQGSGDVKYHLGTEGTFTSDNGKETKVYLAANPSHLEAVDSVLEGIVRAKQDRLDQGEAFPVLPIMVHGDAAFAGQGVVAETLNLSQLRGYRTGGTIHIVVNNQVGFTTAPSSSRSSTYSTDVAKMIQAPVFHVNGDDPEAVVRIGQLAYEFRQRFHKDVVIDMVCYRRRGHNEGDDPSMTQPLMYNLIEAKRSVRKLYTESLIGRGDITEEEAEQLLRDYQERLERVFAETHAAQTSPIPIITADSAAISDLERPIAQQSDGGNNAPASTAISAETLARIGKAHTAIPEGFTVHAKLKQLLEKREQMSREGGIDWGFGELAAFGSLVMEGVPVRLAGQDSRRGTFVQRHAVFHDRANGDEWIPLAHLTEDQAKLWIYDSLLSEYAAMGFEYGYSVERPDALVLWEAQFGDFVNGAQTIIDEFISSAEQKWGQRSSLVLMLPHGYEGQGPDHSSARIERFLLMCAEENMIVANPTTSASHFHLLRRQAYSRPRKPLIIFTPKQLLRLKAAASSVEDFTTGTFQTVIPEHEQLQADAVERVLLVSGRLYYDLLSTRQKTEDKTTAIVRVEQLYPLPAAEIAAELAKYPNADVVWAQDEPANQGPWPFMGLNLPDSLDRRVRLVSRPASASTAAGSMKRHAAEQDALLKQAFARK; from the coding sequence GTGCCAGAGCAGCCTAGCCACCGTCTACCAGAGGAATTTGGCGGAAACGAGTGGCTCGTTGACGAACTGTACGAGCGGTATCAGCAGGACAAGAACTCCGTGGACGCCAAGTGGTGGCCGCTGTTCGAATCCTTCGACGCCGGTGATGGTTCTTCCTCCAACGGGGCCTCGGGCGCAGCGCCCGCTGTGCACCCGGCAACCCGCGAACTTCCCGTCGTAGCTCCTGCTGCCGCAGCACCGGCGTCGCCAGCGGCTCCGGCTCCGGCCACGGCTCCTCCCGCTGGCCAGAGGAACCCGGCCACCGTCGCCCGGGACGGCGCCAAGATCACTAAGACCACTGAGGCCGGACCCGGCACGCAGCCGATCCCGGCCCAGCTGCCCAAGAACATCAAGGCCCCGACGGCGCCCGAAGAGGACGTCGTCTCGGTCCTGCGCGGCCCCGCCAAGGCCATCGCCACCAACATGATCACGAGCCTGGAGGTTCCGACCGCCACGAGCGTGCGGGCCATCCCGGCGAAACTGCTGATCGACAACCGCGTGGTCATCAACTCCAACCTCGCCCGTGCCCGCGGCGGCAAGGTCTCCTTCACGCACCTGATCGGCTACGCCGTCATCCGCGCCCTGGCCCAGTTCCCCTCCATGAACGTGTACTACGACGAAGTCGACGGCAAGCCGGTCGCGGTCCAGCCCGCCCACGTGAACTTCGGCATCGCCATCGACATGCCCAAGCCGGATGGCACCCGCCTGCTCATGGTGCCCAACATCAAGAAGGCGGAGACGCTCAACTTCTCCGAGTTCTGGCACACCTACGAGGACCTGATCAAGCGCGCCCGCGCCGGCAAGCTGACCGCGGACGACCACTCGGGCACCACCGTCTCGCTGACGAACCCGGGCGGAATCGGCACGGTGCACTCGGTACCACGCCTGTCCAAGGGCCAGGCGGCCATCATCGGCGTCGGCGCCCTCGACTACCCGGCCGAATTCCAGGGTGCCAGCGAGAAGATCATCGCGCAGAACGCCATCAGCAAGGTCCTCACGCTGACCTCCACCTACGACCACCGCGTCATCCAGGGTGCCGGCAGCGGCGAGTTCCTCAAGCTCGTGCACCAGCTGCTGCTCGGTGCCCAGAACTTCTACGACGAGATCTTCGAGTCCCTCCGCATCCCGTACGAGCCCGTACGCTGGAGCCCCGACCTGCAGGTTGACCCCGCAGAAAAGATCAACAAGGTCGCCCGGATCCAGCAGCTCATCCACTCCTACCGCGTCCGCGGACACCTGATGGCGGACACCGATCCGCTGGAGTACGTCCAGCGCAAACACCCGGACCTCGACGTCCTGACCTATGGCCTCACGCTGTGGGACCTGGACCGCGAATGGCCCACGGGCGGCTTCGGAGGCAAGCCGGTGCTTGCCTTCCGCGACATCCTCGGCGTCCTCCGTGACGCCTATTGCCGCACCACGGGCATCGAATACATGCACATCCAGGACCCTGCCGAGCGCAAGTGGTTCCAGGACCAGCTCGAGCACCCGTATTCCAAGCCGAGCCGCGACGAGCAGCTGCGCATTGTCTCCAAGCTCAACGCCGCCGAAGCCTTCGAGACCTTCCTGCAGACCAAGTTTGTCGGCCAGAAGCGCTTCTCGCTGGAAGGCGGCGAGTCCCTGATTCCGCTGCTGGACGCCATCATCTCCGACGCCGCCGACGACGAACTCGACGAGGTAGCGATCGGCATGGCCCACCGTGGCCGGCTCAACGTGCTCACCAACATTGCCGGCAAGACCTATGCCCAGGTGTTCCGCGAATTCGAGGGCACCCAGGACCCGCGCTCCGTGCAGGGCTCCGGTGACGTGAAGTACCACCTCGGCACCGAAGGCACCTTCACCTCGGACAACGGCAAGGAGACCAAGGTCTACCTCGCTGCCAACCCGTCCCACCTCGAAGCGGTGGACTCGGTCCTCGAAGGCATCGTCCGCGCCAAGCAGGACCGTCTGGACCAGGGCGAGGCGTTCCCCGTCCTGCCGATCATGGTCCACGGCGACGCCGCATTCGCGGGCCAGGGCGTGGTGGCGGAAACGCTCAACCTGTCCCAGCTGCGCGGCTACCGCACCGGCGGCACCATCCACATCGTGGTGAACAACCAGGTCGGCTTCACCACCGCACCGTCGTCCTCGCGCTCGTCCACCTACTCGACGGACGTCGCCAAGATGATCCAGGCACCGGTGTTCCACGTGAACGGCGATGACCCGGAGGCAGTGGTCCGGATCGGCCAGCTCGCCTACGAGTTCCGCCAGCGCTTCCACAAGGACGTTGTCATCGACATGGTCTGCTACCGGCGCCGCGGCCACAACGAGGGCGATGACCCGTCGATGACCCAGCCGCTGATGTACAACCTGATCGAAGCCAAGCGGTCGGTCCGGAAGCTCTACACCGAATCCCTGATCGGCCGCGGTGACATCACCGAGGAAGAAGCCGAGCAGCTGCTGCGCGACTACCAGGAACGCCTCGAGCGGGTCTTCGCCGAAACCCACGCCGCGCAGACCTCGCCGATTCCGATCATCACGGCGGACTCCGCGGCAATCTCGGACCTGGAGCGCCCGATCGCGCAGCAGTCGGACGGCGGCAACAACGCCCCCGCGTCGACCGCAATTTCCGCCGAGACGCTGGCCCGGATCGGCAAGGCCCACACCGCCATTCCGGAGGGCTTCACGGTCCATGCGAAGCTCAAGCAGCTGCTGGAAAAGCGTGAGCAGATGTCCCGCGAGGGCGGCATTGACTGGGGCTTCGGTGAGCTCGCGGCCTTCGGCTCGCTCGTCATGGAAGGCGTCCCGGTCCGGCTCGCCGGCCAGGACTCCCGCCGCGGCACGTTCGTCCAGCGGCACGCGGTCTTCCACGACCGCGCCAACGGCGACGAGTGGATCCCCCTGGCCCACCTCACCGAGGACCAGGCCAAGCTGTGGATCTACGACTCCCTGCTCTCGGAATACGCCGCCATGGGCTTCGAGTACGGCTACTCGGTGGAACGCCCGGATGCCCTCGTGCTCTGGGAAGCGCAGTTCGGCGACTTCGTCAACGGCGCCCAGACCATCATCGATGAGTTCATCTCCTCGGCCGAGCAGAAGTGGGGCCAGCGCTCCTCGCTCGTACTGATGCTGCCGCACGGCTACGAAGGCCAGGGACCGGATCATTCCTCCGCCCGGATCGAACGCTTCCTGCTGATGTGCGCCGAGGAGAACATGATCGTGGCCAACCCCACGACGTCGGCCTCGCACTTCCACCTGTTGCGCCGCCAGGCGTACAGCCGGCCGCGCAAGCCGCTCATCATCTTCACGCCGAAGCAGCTGCTCCGCCTCAAGGCCGCAGCCTCTTCCGTGGAGGACTTCACCACGGGTACCTTCCAGACCGTCATCCCCGAGCACGAGCAGCTGCAGGCCGACGCCGTCGAGCGCGTGCTGCTGGTCTCCGGACGCCTGTACTACGATCTGCTGTCCACCCGGCAGAAGACCGAGGACAAGACGACGGCGATCGTCCGGGTCGAGCAGCTCTACCCGCTGCCCGCCGCCGAGATCGCCGCGGAGCTGGCGAAGTACCCGAACGCCGACGTCGTCTGGGCGCAGGATGAGCCGGCCAACCAGGGTCCGTGGCCGTTCATGGGCCTCAACCTGCCGGACTCCCTTGACCGCCGGGTGCGCCTCGTTTCCCGTCCTGCCTCGGCTTCCACCGCGGCCGGGTCGATGAAGCGCCACGCAGCCGAGCAGGATGCCCTGCTCAAGCAGGCATTCGCACGTAAATAA
- a CDS encoding GuaB1 family IMP dehydrogenase-related protein, with product MRFLNEPTTDLTYSDIFLVPSRSGVTSRLDVDLSADDGTGSTIPLVAANMTAVTGKRMAETMARRGGLAVLPQDVPLEVIRDVTSWIKARHTVLETPVTLSPSDTVIDALHLMGKRPHGAVTVVDDSGAVAGVVRAADCEGQDRFASLASVLRHPTLVLDAALFDGVFDGAFDGGSDAASEAALRRAFDAMDAAGTDYVPVQQGGSLSGVLTRKGALRSTLYRPVLDDSGRLKVAAAVGINGDVAGRAAELLAAGVNVLVLDTAHGHQQKMFDALGAVKGINPGVPVVAGNVVTADATRELIQAGADIVKVGVGPGAMCTTRMMTAVGRPQFSAVLECSAAARAAGGRVWADGGVRYPRDVALALAAGASQVMIGSWFAGTHESPGDLQLDAGGRQFKESFGMASARAVQNRNQREGAFEKDQKALFEEGISTSRMFVDPARPGVEDLLDTITAGLRSSMSYAGAADLAAFRERAVAGIQSAAGYEEGRPVPQSW from the coding sequence GTGCGATTCCTGAATGAGCCCACCACCGACCTGACGTATTCGGACATCTTCCTGGTCCCGTCCCGCTCCGGTGTCACCTCGCGGCTGGACGTGGACCTCTCCGCGGACGACGGAACGGGCTCCACGATTCCCCTCGTGGCCGCGAATATGACGGCGGTGACCGGCAAACGCATGGCCGAAACGATGGCCCGGCGCGGCGGACTCGCGGTCCTGCCGCAGGATGTGCCGCTCGAGGTGATCCGGGACGTCACTTCCTGGATCAAGGCCCGCCACACGGTCCTCGAGACCCCTGTCACCCTCTCGCCCTCCGATACGGTCATCGATGCGTTGCACCTGATGGGCAAGCGGCCGCACGGCGCGGTGACCGTCGTCGACGACAGCGGCGCCGTAGCCGGCGTCGTCCGCGCGGCGGACTGCGAGGGCCAGGACCGCTTCGCGTCCCTGGCGTCGGTGCTCCGCCACCCGACCCTCGTGCTCGACGCGGCCCTCTTTGACGGCGTGTTCGACGGCGCGTTCGACGGCGGGAGCGACGCCGCGTCCGAGGCGGCGCTCCGCCGCGCGTTCGACGCGATGGACGCGGCCGGCACCGACTACGTGCCGGTGCAGCAGGGCGGCTCACTCAGCGGTGTTCTGACCCGGAAGGGCGCTTTGCGCTCCACGCTGTACCGCCCCGTTCTGGATGATTCGGGCCGGCTCAAGGTCGCTGCCGCGGTCGGGATCAACGGTGATGTCGCCGGACGGGCCGCCGAACTCCTTGCCGCCGGCGTGAACGTGCTGGTCCTCGATACCGCGCACGGCCACCAGCAGAAAATGTTCGACGCGCTGGGCGCCGTCAAGGGCATCAACCCCGGCGTGCCGGTGGTGGCGGGCAACGTGGTCACCGCGGACGCGACCCGGGAGCTTATCCAGGCCGGGGCAGACATCGTCAAGGTCGGCGTCGGGCCCGGCGCCATGTGCACCACGCGGATGATGACGGCGGTAGGCCGTCCCCAGTTCTCCGCCGTCCTGGAATGTTCCGCGGCGGCGCGCGCCGCCGGGGGCCGGGTCTGGGCCGACGGCGGCGTCCGCTACCCGCGTGACGTGGCCCTTGCCCTGGCGGCCGGGGCGAGCCAGGTCATGATCGGATCCTGGTTCGCCGGCACCCACGAGAGCCCGGGGGACCTGCAGCTGGATGCCGGCGGCCGGCAGTTCAAGGAAAGCTTCGGCATGGCCTCGGCGCGGGCGGTGCAGAACCGCAACCAGCGCGAGGGTGCCTTCGAAAAGGACCAAAAGGCCTTGTTCGAGGAGGGCATCTCCACCTCCCGCATGTTCGTGGACCCCGCCCGGCCCGGCGTCGAGGACCTGCTCGACACGATCACGGCCGGCCTCCGCAGTTCGATGAGCTACGCCGGCGCCGCGGACCTGGCCGCGTTCCGCGAACGGGCCGTTGCCGGGATCCAGTCCGCGGCCGGCTACGAGGAGGGCCGCCCGGTGCCGCAAAGCTGGTGA
- a CDS encoding hemolysin family protein, translated as MEWFLLAAGLLLILGTGFFVAVEFSLVALDQATVQRAVDNGDTAAAPLLRCLKSLSTQLSSCQLGITMTTLLTGYVMEPSVGKLLEGPLTVLGFPEAAAASVSLVLAMAFATLLSMLIGELVPKNMAIALSFPIGRALARPQLVFTAIFKPAIVVLNGFSNMILNVFGLEAKEEISGARTPAELASLVRRSAAMGTLDLGTANFVARTLKFSARTAADVMTPRIRVETIDADQPVTDIVEAAKRTGYSRFPVIGESSDDIRGVVHVKKAIAVPSGRRANLEAGAIMTDVLRVPETIHLDALLAELREGNLQLAVVLDEYGGTAGIATLEDLVEEIVGEVADEHDKVRPGVLQSASGDWYFPGLLRPDELSEQIPGLTVPDEAAYETVGGYVMSKLGRIASVGDTVDVGGGTLSVTRMDGRRIDRICFRPARFSGGEPGDNQKSGRVGAA; from the coding sequence ATGGAGTGGTTCCTGCTCGCAGCCGGCCTGCTGCTCATTCTTGGCACCGGCTTCTTCGTAGCCGTCGAGTTCTCCCTTGTCGCCCTGGACCAGGCCACCGTCCAGCGGGCCGTGGACAACGGCGATACGGCCGCCGCGCCACTGCTCAGGTGCCTGAAATCCCTGTCCACCCAGCTTTCCAGCTGCCAGCTCGGCATCACCATGACCACATTGCTGACCGGCTACGTCATGGAACCGTCGGTCGGGAAGCTGCTCGAAGGGCCCCTGACCGTACTCGGGTTCCCGGAGGCGGCCGCGGCCTCGGTGTCCCTGGTGCTCGCGATGGCCTTTGCCACGCTGCTGTCGATGCTGATCGGCGAGCTGGTGCCCAAGAACATGGCCATAGCCTTGTCCTTTCCGATCGGGAGGGCCCTTGCGCGTCCGCAGCTGGTCTTCACGGCCATCTTCAAGCCCGCCATCGTGGTGCTCAACGGCTTCTCCAATATGATCCTCAACGTCTTCGGACTCGAGGCCAAGGAAGAGATCTCGGGCGCCCGCACCCCGGCCGAACTGGCGTCCCTCGTGCGCCGTTCCGCGGCGATGGGAACGCTGGACCTTGGAACCGCCAACTTCGTGGCCCGGACCCTTAAATTCTCTGCGCGGACGGCCGCGGACGTCATGACGCCGCGCATCCGGGTGGAAACGATCGACGCGGACCAGCCCGTCACCGACATTGTGGAAGCCGCCAAGCGCACGGGCTACTCGCGCTTTCCCGTCATCGGCGAGTCCTCCGACGACATCCGCGGCGTGGTCCACGTCAAGAAGGCCATAGCCGTTCCCTCGGGCCGGCGGGCCAACCTTGAGGCCGGTGCCATCATGACCGACGTGCTCCGCGTTCCGGAAACCATCCACCTCGACGCCCTGCTGGCCGAGCTGCGCGAAGGCAACCTGCAGCTGGCCGTGGTCCTCGACGAATACGGCGGAACCGCCGGCATCGCGACCCTGGAGGACCTCGTGGAGGAGATCGTCGGAGAAGTCGCGGATGAACATGACAAGGTCAGGCCGGGGGTGCTGCAGAGTGCCTCGGGGGACTGGTACTTCCCGGGACTGCTCCGGCCCGATGAACTCTCCGAACAGATCCCCGGCCTGACCGTGCCCGACGAAGCTGCCTACGAAACCGTGGGGGGTTACGTGATGAGCAAGCTGGGCCGCATCGCGTCCGTCGGAGACACCGTCGACGTCGGCGGGGGGACCTTGAGCGTGACCCGCATGGACGGGCGTCGGATCGACCGGATCTGCTTCCGGCCCGCCCGCTTCAGCGGCGGGGAACCCGGGGACAACCAGAAGTCCGGCCGGGTCGGTGCCGCATGA
- a CDS encoding hemolysin family protein: protein MSDWAGILWLVILLMGNAFFVAAEFAVMSARRSQIEPLAEAGSKRAQTTLRAMENVSLMLACAQLGITVCSLLILQVAEPAIHHLMAVPLEAVGMPMEIADVVAFGVALLAVTFLHVTFGEMVPKNISVSVADKAALLLAPPLMFIARAVKPVIVALNWSANHILKLMRIEPKDEVTSSFTLEEVQSIVQESTRHGLVDDDAGLITGALEFSEHTASRVMVPLEKLVMLKAATTPLEFEKAVSRTGFSRFPMLDEDGMLSGYLHVKDVLSIANGAYRQPIAESRIRSLANLAMDDEIEKAMSVMQRSGSHLARVIGPDGKTQGVLFLEDVIEELVGEIRDATQATGYRRLGQD from the coding sequence ATGAGCGACTGGGCGGGAATTCTCTGGCTCGTCATCCTGCTGATGGGCAACGCCTTCTTCGTGGCCGCCGAGTTTGCGGTCATGTCCGCCCGCCGGAGCCAGATCGAACCGCTTGCCGAGGCCGGGTCCAAACGGGCACAGACCACCTTGCGGGCGATGGAAAACGTCTCCCTGATGCTGGCCTGCGCCCAGCTCGGCATCACGGTCTGCTCGCTGCTCATCCTGCAGGTCGCGGAACCCGCCATCCACCACCTGATGGCGGTGCCGCTTGAAGCCGTGGGCATGCCGATGGAAATCGCCGACGTCGTCGCGTTTGGGGTCGCGCTGCTGGCCGTCACCTTCCTGCATGTCACCTTCGGCGAGATGGTGCCGAAGAATATCTCGGTTTCCGTCGCGGACAAGGCAGCCCTGCTGCTGGCTCCGCCGCTGATGTTCATCGCCCGCGCGGTGAAGCCGGTCATCGTGGCCCTGAACTGGTCCGCGAACCACATCCTGAAGCTGATGCGGATCGAGCCGAAGGACGAAGTCACGTCCTCCTTCACGCTGGAGGAAGTCCAGTCGATCGTGCAGGAGTCCACGCGGCACGGACTGGTGGACGACGACGCCGGGCTGATCACAGGTGCGCTGGAGTTCTCCGAGCACACGGCGTCGCGGGTGATGGTCCCGCTGGAGAAGCTGGTGATGCTTAAGGCAGCCACCACGCCGCTGGAGTTTGAGAAGGCCGTGAGCCGGACCGGGTTCTCGCGCTTTCCGATGCTGGATGAGGATGGCATGCTCTCCGGTTATCTGCATGTCAAGGATGTGCTCTCCATCGCCAACGGAGCGTACCGACAGCCGATCGCCGAGAGCCGCATCCGTTCGCTGGCAAACCTGGCGATGGACGATGAGATTGAGAAGGCCATGTCCGTCATGCAACGGTCCGGCTCGCACCTGGCCCGCGTGATCGGGCCGGACGGGAAGACCCAGGGCGTCTTGTTCCTCGAGGATGTCATTGAAGAACTCGTCGGCGAGATCCGGGACGCCACCCAGGCGACCGGCTACCGGAGGCTCGGACAGGACTAA
- a CDS encoding metal ABC transporter solute-binding protein, Zn/Mn family gives MRRPTARAIVTAVAGLSVMLTACSPTAESARTGDGDGADGVVEVVASTSVYGDIVSTIGGDKVRVNSIIARTSQDPHSYEATTQDKLAVSKAEMLVENGGGYDDFIHKLADDAGLDHANVLSAVELSGLAPEEDAGAHTETSDASGHGHDHEGFNEHVWYSLPAMSRLADAVAAKLGELEPDSAGTFKSNAASFKESLAGLEAKLATTAAIASSGQAGPAAVAVTEPVPSYLLAAAGLEDQTPAEYKAAIESGSDVPPAVLKAAVDLVSSGGVRLLAYNSQTEGPQTLALKEAAAAAGVPVLNFSETLPDGKNYLQWMSDNVDGITRTLS, from the coding sequence ATGCGTCGTCCTACTGCCCGTGCCATAGTGACCGCTGTTGCCGGCCTCAGCGTGATGCTGACGGCCTGCAGCCCGACGGCGGAGAGCGCCCGGACGGGTGACGGCGACGGTGCAGACGGCGTTGTTGAGGTGGTGGCCTCCACCAGCGTCTACGGCGACATTGTCAGCACCATCGGCGGTGACAAGGTGCGGGTCAACTCCATCATCGCGCGCACGAGTCAGGACCCGCACTCCTATGAGGCCACCACCCAGGACAAGCTGGCCGTGTCCAAGGCCGAAATGCTCGTCGAAAACGGCGGCGGCTACGACGACTTCATCCACAAGCTCGCGGACGACGCCGGGCTGGACCACGCCAACGTCCTGAGCGCCGTCGAGCTTTCCGGGCTGGCCCCGGAGGAAGACGCCGGCGCCCACACCGAAACATCCGACGCGAGCGGCCACGGCCACGACCATGAAGGCTTCAACGAGCACGTCTGGTACAGCCTGCCGGCCATGTCACGGCTGGCCGACGCCGTCGCGGCCAAACTCGGCGAGCTGGAACCGGACTCCGCCGGGACCTTCAAATCCAACGCGGCGTCCTTCAAGGAATCCCTCGCGGGTCTTGAAGCCAAGCTGGCCACAACCGCAGCTATCGCCTCATCCGGCCAGGCCGGCCCGGCGGCGGTCGCCGTCACCGAGCCTGTGCCCTCGTACCTGCTGGCGGCTGCCGGCCTGGAAGACCAGACTCCCGCCGAGTACAAAGCAGCCATTGAATCCGGCTCCGACGTCCCGCCCGCCGTGCTGAAGGCCGCCGTCGACCTGGTCAGCTCCGGCGGCGTCAGGTTGCTGGCCTACAACTCCCAGACCGAAGGTCCCCAGACGCTGGCGCTGAAGGAGGCCGCAGCAGCGGCAGGCGTTCCGGTGCTGAACTTCAGCGAAACCCTGCCGGACGGCAAGAACTACCTCCAGTGGATGTCGGACAACGTCGACGGGATCACCAGGACACTGTCCTGA
- a CDS encoding metal ABC transporter ATP-binding protein, translated as MTPVVSLRGASLSFGKRTLWENLDLDIHPGEFFAVLGPNGSGKTTFLKVLLGLQELTSGTAVLGGHPVERGSRRIGYIPQQKSFDPDTPLRARDLVGLGIDGHRWGIRLGAATAGRRIDRLLELVGAEEYAKVPVGQLSGGEQQRLRVAQALATDPKVLLCDEPLLSLDLQHQHAVSGLINDQCREQNSAVVFVTHEINPIVDYVDTVLYLAGGRFRVGRPEDVMTTEVLSDLYGSHVEVIHANGRMVVVGVPDATTHHHEDAHAVAGEVG; from the coding sequence TTGACACCCGTAGTCAGCCTCCGCGGTGCCTCCCTCTCGTTCGGCAAACGGACTCTCTGGGAAAACCTGGACCTGGACATCCACCCGGGCGAGTTCTTCGCCGTCCTCGGCCCCAACGGCAGCGGGAAGACCACTTTTCTCAAGGTGCTGCTCGGGCTGCAGGAGCTCACCTCGGGGACGGCGGTACTGGGCGGACACCCGGTCGAACGGGGCAGCCGGCGGATCGGTTACATCCCGCAGCAGAAGTCCTTTGACCCGGACACGCCACTGCGCGCCCGCGACCTCGTCGGGCTCGGCATCGACGGCCACCGCTGGGGGATTCGCCTCGGGGCCGCCACGGCTGGCCGCAGGATTGACCGGCTGCTCGAACTCGTCGGCGCCGAAGAGTATGCCAAGGTGCCGGTCGGCCAGCTCTCGGGCGGCGAACAGCAGCGGCTGCGGGTCGCCCAGGCCCTCGCCACGGACCCGAAGGTCTTGCTCTGCGACGAGCCCCTGTTGTCCCTCGACCTCCAGCACCAGCATGCCGTCAGCGGCCTGATTAATGACCAGTGCCGTGAGCAGAACAGCGCCGTGGTGTTCGTGACGCATGAGATCAACCCAATCGTGGACTACGTCGACACCGTGCTCTACCTGGCCGGCGGACGCTTCCGGGTGGGCAGGCCGGAGGACGTCATGACCACCGAGGTCCTTTCCGACCTGTACGGCAGCCATGTCGAAGTGATCCACGCGAACGGCCGGATGGTCGTGGTGGGCGTTCCGGATGCCACCACGCACCACCACGAGGATGCCCACGCCGTCGCAGGGGAGGTGGGCTAG
- a CDS encoding metal ABC transporter permease, with the protein MDLDNLLNSIFNFENYGELLVLVQNSIWAGAVLGLLGGLVGTFVMKRDLAFAVHGISELSFAGAAFALLVGVDVVLGSLAGSVVAALLLGLMGVRARDKNSTIGVLMPFGLGLGILFLSLYEGRAANKFGLLTGQIVSVGTVQLQVLAGAAVVVMLALIAIWRPLTFASVDPDVAAARGVPVRALALGFMLLLGVSVALSIQIVGALLVLALLITPAAAALRVTSSPRLVVALSVVFAVTATVGGILLALGGRLPISPYVTTLSFLIYVVCRLIGGIRAKRGINGRVLRSEPVPVS; encoded by the coding sequence TTGGACCTCGACAACCTGCTCAACTCGATCTTCAACTTCGAGAACTACGGCGAATTGCTCGTTCTAGTCCAGAACTCGATCTGGGCCGGGGCTGTCCTGGGCCTGTTGGGCGGCCTGGTCGGGACCTTCGTGATGAAGCGGGACCTGGCGTTCGCGGTGCACGGCATCTCCGAGCTCTCGTTCGCGGGCGCGGCGTTTGCCCTCCTGGTCGGCGTGGACGTGGTGCTCGGTTCCCTGGCCGGGTCGGTAGTGGCGGCGCTGCTGCTGGGCCTGATGGGCGTCCGTGCCCGGGACAAGAATTCGACCATCGGCGTTCTCATGCCCTTCGGACTGGGCCTGGGCATCCTGTTCCTGTCGCTCTATGAAGGCCGGGCCGCCAACAAGTTCGGTCTGCTCACCGGACAGATCGTCTCCGTCGGAACCGTCCAGCTCCAGGTGCTGGCCGGTGCCGCCGTCGTAGTGATGCTGGCCCTGATTGCCATCTGGCGGCCGCTGACCTTTGCCAGTGTTGATCCCGACGTCGCCGCGGCCCGCGGGGTACCGGTCCGGGCCCTTGCCCTCGGGTTCATGCTGCTGCTGGGCGTCAGCGTGGCGCTTTCCATCCAGATCGTGGGAGCCCTGCTGGTGCTGGCGCTGTTGATCACGCCCGCCGCCGCGGCCTTGCGGGTGACGTCCTCGCCCCGGCTGGTGGTGGCCCTCAGCGTGGTCTTCGCCGTGACCGCGACGGTGGGCGGCATCTTGCTGGCCCTCGGCGGCCGGCTTCCGATCAGCCCCTACGTGACCACCCTTTCGTTCCTGATCTACGTGGTCTGCCGGCTGATCGGCGGCATCCGGGCCAAGCGCGGCATCAACGGCCGGGTGCTGCGGAGCGAGCCGGTTCCCGTGTCCTGA